A genomic segment from Paenibacillus sp. FSL K6-1096 encodes:
- a CDS encoding endospore germination permease — translation MNKEIIPAGQSISIAVLFVTGASLFLGTSSQSGNSSWIAQLLAILLALPLMLIYARLHALFPGKDLYDMLIEVFGSVPGRMLSCLYIWYSLHLGALVLRNFGEFSKTVALTATPMLAPMLMIGLLCIWVVHAGIEVLGRSAKFLLLFSLMVIIILQFLSVPKFEYHHLRPLLSARFNLILADTAGSFTFPFAEIVVFLGAFGSLPAKGSAKRVLITSTLIAGSIIIMITLRNLLMLGPDILSGLYFPSYVAVSRINIGDFVTRIEGSAAIVFVTALFIKVSLCLYVTCNGVAKVFKLQSYRSVVLQMGLIMVYLSEFIYTNIMEMEYFAYHIYKIYALPFQVVIPVLLWLTAELVVRRRGSRQQALPEQQPE, via the coding sequence GTGAACAAAGAGATAATTCCAGCCGGGCAGTCCATCAGCATCGCTGTATTATTTGTCACCGGCGCTTCCCTGTTCCTGGGAACCTCGTCGCAATCCGGCAACAGCAGCTGGATTGCCCAGCTCCTGGCCATTCTGCTGGCCCTTCCGCTTATGCTGATCTATGCGAGACTCCATGCTCTGTTTCCGGGCAAGGATCTGTATGACATGCTGATTGAGGTGTTCGGCTCCGTCCCGGGACGGATGCTCTCTTGTCTGTATATCTGGTATTCTTTACATCTGGGAGCACTGGTGCTGCGCAATTTCGGGGAGTTCAGCAAGACCGTGGCTTTGACCGCGACTCCGATGCTGGCGCCAATGCTAATGATCGGCCTGCTCTGTATCTGGGTCGTTCACGCCGGGATAGAGGTGCTCGGAAGAAGCGCAAAGTTCCTGCTGCTGTTCTCGCTCATGGTTATAATCATCCTGCAGTTTCTCTCCGTACCCAAGTTCGAATACCACCATCTGAGACCGCTGCTCAGTGCCAGGTTTAACCTTATCCTTGCCGATACAGCAGGCTCGTTCACCTTCCCGTTTGCCGAGATCGTGGTCTTCCTGGGCGCTTTCGGATCACTTCCGGCCAAAGGCTCGGCCAAGCGGGTGCTGATTACCAGCACGCTGATTGCCGGGAGCATCATTATCATGATTACGCTGCGCAACCTGCTGATGCTCGGCCCTGATATACTGTCCGGCCTGTACTTTCCCTCTTATGTGGCGGTCAGCCGGATTAATATCGGTGATTTCGTCACCCGGATTGAAGGCTCGGCGGCGATTGTATTCGTTACGGCGCTTTTCATTAAGGTCAGTCTGTGCCTGTACGTAACCTGCAACGGGGTGGCTAAGGTATTCAAGCTTCAGAGCTACCGGTCTGTAGTGCTCCAGATGGGGCTGATCATGGTCTATCTGTCGGAATTCATCTATACCAATATCATGGAAATGGAATATTTCGCTTATCACATCTACAAGATATACGCTCTTCCATTCCAGGTGGTGATCCCTGTGCTGCTGTGGCTGACAGCCGAGCTTGTTGTCCGCAGAAGGGGCAGCAGGCAGCAGGCGCTTCCCGAGCAGCAGCCGGAATAA
- a CDS encoding glycosyltransferase family 39 protein → MTKRLRKTNADPVLLLTLLLAAVLYGYGIWNDTYANTYYTTAVGSMLQSFHNFFFASLDSAGSVTVDKPPVALWVQTVSALVFGLHGWSVILPQVLAGVGSVALVYLLVKPSFGRAAARLAALAMASAPVAAAVSRTNNIDTLLVFTLLLAAWFLFRGTRSGRAGGLLAAFGLIGVAFNEKMLQAYMVLPAFYLFYLLAGKGKWKKKGGMLAACTAVLLVVSLSWAVIVDSIPADKRPYIGSSGTNSVLNLAFGYNGMSRLTGDRSPGGSGGGGFGGFGGGVMPGMNGEMPDFNGEFPPMDGTDGQGGADRQGMMNGRDSAAGDNQSRDSGGTASGQDGGGGGMVPGGQDGGRRGEEENGGFGGFGGPGGFGVPGGRGGMDGGGGMFNTGTPGPLRLFQQELSGQASWLLPFVLFGSIGILASLRRRNFTAQHKETLFWLAWLVPVMGFFSIAGFFHQYYLIMMAPPVAALSGAGWSQLWSSYKERRGWQSWLLPAAILGTTLLEVYIIRPYNGTIGSGWSSGVLAAGIAMAVLLVILRLVKAVGSKQSWLHAAAVTGFLVLLIGPLYWAFTPITYGNNSMTPAAGPDSSGPFAFGIGNIRSMGNAPGVDTRAGMGGMGGRNNAEGINPSLLDYLKEHNTGEQYLFAAMDYGTAAPYIIDEGEQVVILNGFNASDTPYTTESLKALIESGKVKYFLVTGGGMGGGRGGNSDITAWITANGTEVPAADWQGTQNDNNAGTLYEITLK, encoded by the coding sequence ATGACGAAACGGCTGAGAAAAACAAACGCCGACCCGGTGCTGCTGCTGACCCTGCTGCTGGCAGCCGTGCTGTACGGGTACGGAATCTGGAATGATACCTATGCCAATACGTACTATACAACCGCAGTAGGAAGTATGCTGCAAAGCTTCCATAACTTCTTCTTCGCCTCTCTGGATTCAGCGGGGTCGGTCACCGTCGATAAGCCGCCGGTCGCCCTGTGGGTGCAGACCGTCAGCGCCCTGGTCTTCGGACTTCACGGCTGGAGTGTCATTCTGCCCCAGGTGCTGGCCGGTGTGGGTTCGGTAGCGCTGGTCTATCTGCTGGTGAAGCCGTCGTTCGGCCGGGCCGCTGCCCGGCTGGCCGCGCTGGCGATGGCCTCTGCGCCGGTAGCAGCGGCGGTCAGCCGCACGAATAATATCGACACCCTGCTGGTGTTCACCCTGCTGCTGGCCGCATGGTTTCTCTTTAGAGGCACCCGGAGCGGCCGGGCAGGCGGCCTGCTGGCTGCGTTCGGCCTGATCGGGGTGGCCTTCAATGAGAAAATGCTCCAGGCCTACATGGTCCTCCCTGCCTTCTATCTTTTCTATCTCCTGGCTGGCAAAGGGAAATGGAAGAAGAAGGGCGGCATGCTGGCCGCCTGCACGGCCGTTCTGCTGGTTGTGTCCCTATCCTGGGCGGTTATTGTCGATTCCATCCCTGCGGATAAACGCCCTTACATCGGCAGCAGCGGCACCAATTCGGTGCTTAACCTGGCCTTTGGCTATAACGGTATGTCCCGGCTGACCGGTGACCGCAGTCCTGGCGGAAGCGGTGGGGGCGGATTTGGCGGCTTCGGCGGCGGGGTGATGCCTGGGATGAACGGGGAAATGCCGGACTTTAACGGTGAATTCCCGCCCATGGATGGAACGGACGGGCAAGGTGGCGCAGACAGGCAAGGGATGATGAACGGCCGTGATTCCGCCGCCGGGGATAATCAGAGCCGTGACAGCGGCGGGACTGCTTCAGGCCAGGACGGCGGCGGTGGCGGCATGGTGCCGGGCGGTCAGGACGGCGGACGGCGCGGAGAAGAGGAGAACGGCGGATTCGGCGGGTTCGGCGGCCCGGGCGGGTTCGGTGTTCCGGGCGGACGCGGAGGGATGGACGGCGGCGGTGGCATGTTCAATACAGGTACACCCGGCCCGCTGCGGCTGTTCCAGCAGGAGCTGTCCGGTCAGGCCAGCTGGCTGCTGCCGTTCGTACTGTTCGGGAGCATCGGGATTTTAGCCAGCCTGCGTCGCAGGAACTTTACCGCGCAGCATAAGGAGACTCTGTTCTGGCTGGCCTGGCTGGTGCCTGTCATGGGCTTCTTCAGTATCGCCGGATTCTTCCACCAATATTATCTGATTATGATGGCTCCGCCGGTCGCTGCGCTGTCCGGTGCAGGCTGGTCTCAGCTCTGGAGCAGCTATAAGGAGCGCAGAGGCTGGCAGTCCTGGCTGCTGCCGGCAGCGATCCTTGGCACCACACTGCTCGAAGTGTACATCATCCGTCCGTATAACGGTACCATTGGCAGCGGCTGGTCCTCAGGCGTTCTGGCAGCAGGTATTGCTATGGCGGTGCTGCTGGTGATCCTGCGGCTGGTCAAGGCGGTGGGCAGTAAGCAGTCCTGGCTGCATGCTGCTGCGGTCACAGGGTTCCTGGTGCTGCTGATTGGTCCGCTCTACTGGGCGTTCACACCAATCACCTACGGCAATAACAGTATGACTCCCGCAGCAGGCCCGGACAGCAGCGGCCCCTTCGCCTTTGGTATTGGCAATATAAGAAGCATGGGCAACGCGCCTGGCGTGGACACCAGGGCCGGCATGGGCGGAATGGGCGGAAGAAACAACGCTGAGGGGATCAATCCGTCCCTGCTGGATTATCTTAAGGAGCATAACACGGGGGAGCAATATCTGTTCGCGGCGATGGATTACGGAACAGCCGCGCCCTATATCATCGATGAAGGCGAGCAGGTTGTCATCCTTAACGGCTTCAATGCCTCGGATACGCCGTATACCACAGAATCGCTGAAGGCGCTGATCGAGAGCGGTAAAGTGAAATACTTCCTCGTTACAGGCGGCGGAATGGGCGGCGGGCGCGGCGGCAATTCGGACATCACAGCGTGGATCACTGCGAATGGAACGGAGGTTCCGGCGGCCGACTGGCAGGGAACGCAGAATGACAACAATGCCGGAACCTTGTACGAGATCACTCTGAAGTAA
- a CDS encoding antibiotic biosynthesis monooxygenase, protein MITEAAMLQVKPEQTRQFEQSFREASPLIASIDGYLGHELQHCLEDEHKYLLIVRWRSLEDHTVGFRESAQYQEWKALLHHYYSPFPVVEHYTQVSLD, encoded by the coding sequence ATGATTACAGAAGCGGCAATGCTGCAGGTGAAGCCGGAACAGACCCGGCAGTTTGAGCAGAGCTTCAGGGAGGCCTCTCCGCTGATTGCTTCGATAGACGGTTATTTGGGCCATGAGCTTCAGCACTGTCTGGAGGATGAGCATAAATATCTGCTGATCGTCAGATGGCGCAGCCTGGAGGATCATACGGTGGGCTTCAGGGAGTCGGCGCAGTATCAGGAGTGGAAGGCCCTGCTACATCATTATTACAGCCCTTTTCCTGTAGTGGAGCATTATACGCAGGTCAGTCTGGATTAG
- a CDS encoding spore germination protein, which produces MRSKGTALNSKAAGERAAEHRPLSASLEETVALLRKIFNNDGTLRVRIIENSQGAAVRCGLIYVDGMVDRNLIQNGIIKPLLAYKPAEEERRDPAGLMESIRMTVIDAADVMVSEELDGLIGAIVSGKAVLLVEGYAGGLIINVQGWNSRAIEEPNTERAVRGPREGFTESLLVNLTLIRRRVQDPDLKFEFTEIGTRSKTQTCICYMESLASPAILKELYERLEKVELDLILDTGYLAELIRDEPYSPFETVGNTERPDTLVSKIMEGRVAVLIEGTPFALTIPYIFVENFQASEDYNINYYFASFNRLLRVMGAFLSISIPAGYIALVTYAQEMVPTLLLLSIATARQSVPFPTIVEALLMLTIFEVLREAGARIPTSIGQAVSIVGALVLGQAAVDARIVSAPMVIVVGLTGITTLLNPRLTGPLIIARLLLLGTTTLLGVYGYFFGLLGLVIHLMSLRSFGVSYMLGVGSIRPQDIKDTAIRVPWWDMNLRPAVIGMRNRRRKPPKRPAKRS; this is translated from the coding sequence GTGAGGAGCAAGGGTACCGCATTGAACAGCAAAGCTGCCGGTGAAAGAGCAGCAGAGCACCGCCCGCTAAGCGCTTCGCTGGAGGAGACGGTGGCGCTGCTGCGGAAGATTTTCAATAATGACGGCACGCTGAGAGTAAGAATTATAGAGAACAGCCAAGGCGCCGCTGTCCGCTGCGGGTTGATCTATGTGGACGGGATGGTGGACCGGAATCTGATCCAGAACGGGATTATTAAGCCGCTGTTGGCTTACAAGCCTGCGGAAGAGGAGCGCCGGGACCCGGCAGGTCTGATGGAGAGCATCCGCATGACCGTTATCGATGCCGCTGATGTGATGGTCTCTGAGGAGCTGGACGGGCTGATCGGGGCGATTGTCAGCGGGAAGGCGGTGCTGCTGGTGGAGGGCTATGCCGGAGGGCTGATCATCAATGTTCAGGGCTGGAATTCCAGAGCGATAGAAGAGCCTAATACCGAGAGGGCAGTGCGTGGTCCCCGGGAAGGCTTCACTGAATCGCTGCTGGTGAATCTGACCCTGATCCGCCGCCGGGTGCAGGACCCGGATCTGAAATTTGAATTCACTGAGATCGGGACACGCAGCAAGACACAGACCTGTATCTGCTATATGGAGAGCCTGGCCTCCCCCGCCATTCTTAAGGAGCTGTATGAGCGGCTGGAGAAGGTGGAGCTTGACCTCATTCTGGATACGGGTTATCTGGCTGAGCTGATCCGCGATGAGCCGTATTCTCCGTTTGAGACCGTCGGCAATACCGAACGTCCGGACACGCTCGTCAGCAAAATCATGGAGGGCCGGGTTGCCGTCCTCATCGAAGGTACCCCTTTTGCGCTGACCATTCCCTATATATTCGTTGAGAATTTCCAGGCCAGTGAGGACTACAATATCAACTATTACTTTGCTTCATTTAACCGCCTGCTCAGAGTAATGGGAGCCTTCCTGTCGATCAGTATCCCGGCCGGGTATATTGCCCTCGTAACCTATGCCCAGGAGATGGTGCCCACCCTGCTGCTGCTAAGTATCGCCACTGCGAGACAATCGGTGCCTTTTCCAACCATTGTTGAAGCGCTGCTTATGCTGACGATCTTCGAGGTGCTGCGGGAAGCGGGGGCACGGATACCGACATCGATCGGCCAGGCAGTAAGTATCGTGGGAGCGCTGGTGCTGGGCCAGGCTGCCGTCGATGCGCGGATTGTCAGTGCTCCGATGGTCATTGTGGTAGGACTTACAGGGATAACGACACTGCTGAATCCAAGGCTGACCGGGCCTTTGATTATAGCGAGACTGCTGCTGCTGGGCACCACCACACTGCTGGGTGTCTACGGATATTTCTTCGGCCTGCTCGGTCTGGTCATTCATCTGATGAGCCTCCGCTCCTTCGGCGTCTCTTATATGCTTGGGGTAGGCTCAATCCGTCCTCAGGATATCAAGGATACCGCTATCCGTGTGCCCTGGTGGGATATGAATCTGCGGCCTGCAGTGATCGGTATGCGCAACCGGAGAAGGAAGCCGCCGAAGAGGCCGGCCAAGCGGTCATGA
- a CDS encoding aminoglycoside phosphotransferase family protein yields the protein MQGNVIGEGKTAEVREYGEGKILKLYRDWVPAQHVDFEYRLSKLIYEQGVATPEPYERIQVEGRQGIVYQQIMGPTLLKLMGRKPWLIFSCFRQMAALHYSLHQLDGLGEAGGQKRLLESNITDAPMLEVDEKSRILAQLALLPEGKKLCHGDFHPDNILMDNKLWVIDWMTGVSGNPAADVARSFIMFSFGAIPEGASSFMKRFITFARKRMTAQYLRKYFKLSGLSPGEIEPWILPVAAARLVEGLSLPEKELLVSEIRRRLAALPLAR from the coding sequence ATGCAGGGGAATGTGATTGGTGAGGGTAAAACGGCGGAAGTTAGAGAGTATGGGGAAGGTAAAATCCTTAAGCTCTACCGGGACTGGGTGCCCGCTCAGCATGTGGATTTTGAATACCGGCTCAGTAAGCTGATCTATGAACAAGGCGTGGCTACACCGGAGCCGTATGAGCGGATTCAGGTGGAGGGCAGACAGGGAATTGTATACCAGCAGATTATGGGGCCAACACTGCTGAAGCTGATGGGCCGCAAGCCCTGGCTGATCTTCAGCTGCTTCAGGCAGATGGCCGCCCTCCACTACAGTCTCCATCAGCTGGACGGCCTAGGCGAAGCCGGGGGACAGAAGAGGCTTCTGGAGAGCAATATCACCGATGCCCCTATGCTTGAGGTGGACGAGAAGTCGCGTATTCTGGCTCAGCTGGCCCTTCTCCCGGAGGGGAAGAAGCTGTGTCATGGCGATTTCCACCCGGACAATATCCTGATGGACAATAAGCTGTGGGTGATTGACTGGATGACCGGCGTCAGCGGGAATCCGGCGGCGGATGTGGCACGGTCTTTCATTATGTTCAGCTTCGGAGCTATTCCTGAAGGAGCTTCTTCGTTTATGAAGCGCTTCATCACCTTTGCCAGAAAACGCATGACCGCGCAGTATCTTAGGAAATATTTTAAATTGTCCGGGCTGTCCCCCGGAGAGATTGAGCCATGGATCCTTCCGGTGGCGGCTGCACGGCTGGTGGAAGGACTTTCGCTCCCCGAGAAGGAGCTGCTGGTCAGTGAAATCCGCAGGCGGCTGGCGGCATTGCCTCTGGCCCGTTAA
- a CDS encoding Ger(x)C family spore germination protein, translating to MRAVTRGIHALVSAMLLLSLGLTGCWNYTEVDDMAIVAGVAIDKDEKTGKLLLTAEIVDTGETTDKAQAGYKMVSLSGDTMFEIVRNMISMTGKKLFWSHAKVIIFSEEAAREGLVKVIDWYSRDTETRSDVFIFVSGEKTAREVLNLNSTTESILSFELAQMMRDERYTSSAPVVEIWDFIDKLETAGINATAPVIHIHKKNSEKRERVAGTAIFVKDRMVGRLSGDETRTMLFVKNELHGGVLVVDDKRGNPAYSLEIVSNQTKLKPGMVNGRLHMQINLRTRTALDEVMTPEGFLKDESIHDIEQRASERLQADILTLIHKMQQQYSADIFGFGEKVYENQPKRWAQMKERWPEVFADLEVSVDCKVTIQSTAKTSRAIRLGD from the coding sequence ATGAGAGCCGTGACGAGAGGAATCCACGCCTTAGTCTCAGCAATGCTGCTGCTGAGCCTGGGCCTCACCGGCTGCTGGAATTATACTGAGGTCGATGATATGGCGATTGTGGCCGGAGTGGCCATTGACAAGGATGAGAAGACCGGGAAGCTGCTGCTTACAGCGGAGATTGTGGATACAGGCGAGACAACGGACAAGGCTCAGGCGGGCTACAAGATGGTCAGTCTCAGCGGGGATACGATGTTTGAAATCGTCCGCAATATGATCTCCATGACCGGCAAAAAGCTGTTCTGGAGCCATGCCAAGGTGATTATTTTCAGTGAGGAGGCAGCCAGAGAGGGTCTGGTCAAGGTCATTGACTGGTACAGCCGGGACACGGAGACCCGTTCGGATGTATTCATCTTCGTGTCAGGCGAGAAGACGGCCCGTGAGGTGCTTAATCTGAACAGTACGACCGAATCGATCCTGTCGTTTGAACTGGCCCAGATGATGCGGGATGAGAGATATACGAGCAGCGCCCCGGTCGTGGAGATATGGGATTTCATCGATAAGCTGGAGACAGCCGGGATCAATGCGACTGCACCGGTCATTCACATTCATAAGAAGAATAGCGAGAAGAGAGAGCGGGTAGCCGGTACTGCCATCTTCGTGAAGGACCGGATGGTGGGCAGGCTGAGCGGTGATGAGACGAGGACAATGCTTTTTGTCAAAAATGAACTGCACGGAGGTGTGCTCGTTGTGGATGATAAACGGGGGAATCCTGCGTATTCCCTGGAGATTGTCTCGAATCAGACCAAGCTGAAGCCCGGCATGGTAAACGGCAGGCTCCATATGCAGATTAACCTGAGGACCAGGACCGCACTGGATGAAGTCATGACACCGGAGGGATTTCTCAAGGATGAGAGCATACACGATATCGAGCAAAGGGCCAGTGAGCGCCTGCAGGCGGATATTCTTACGCTAATTCATAAGATGCAGCAGCAGTATAGTGCTGATATTTTTGGTTTCGGGGAGAAGGTATATGAGAACCAGCCCAAGCGCTGGGCCCAGATGAAGGAACGCTGGCCTGAGGTCTTTGCTGATCTCGAAGTGAGTGTCGATTGCAAAGTGACGATACAGAGCACCGCCAAGACTTCACGGGCCATCCGGCTGGGGGATTAG
- a CDS encoding DUF1697 domain-containing protein, with amino-acid sequence MNTYIAWLRGINVGGNKVIKMQDLKTALGTLSFRNVRTYIQSGNVVFESEALTSDGLAEMISVKIRETFGFAVPVMIRSLEELEAVIAGNPFPLSEPEEFKRLYVSFLAAEPAAEALEKLRPYGQGADQVRLIGKEMYTYYEVSVSESPLFKVPFDKLLGTELTARNWNTLNKVAALARKP; translated from the coding sequence ATGAATACATACATTGCTTGGCTGCGCGGCATTAATGTCGGCGGCAACAAGGTGATCAAAATGCAGGATCTGAAGACCGCGCTCGGGACGCTTTCATTCAGGAATGTACGGACCTACATCCAGAGCGGCAATGTCGTATTTGAGAGTGAAGCGTTAACTAGCGACGGGCTGGCGGAGATGATTAGCGTGAAGATCCGGGAGACCTTCGGCTTCGCGGTTCCTGTGATGATCCGCTCTCTGGAGGAGCTGGAGGCGGTGATTGCAGGCAATCCGTTCCCGCTGAGTGAGCCGGAAGAATTCAAGCGGCTGTATGTCTCGTTCCTGGCAGCGGAGCCTGCGGCTGAGGCGCTGGAGAAGCTCCGTCCCTATGGGCAGGGTGCGGATCAGGTGCGGTTGATCGGTAAGGAAATGTATACGTACTATGAAGTGAGCGTAAGTGAGTCGCCGCTGTTCAAGGTGCCGTTCGACAAGCTGCTGGGAACGGAGCTCACCGCCCGCAACTGGAATACGCTGAACAAAGTGGCGGCACTGGCCCGCAAGCCATAA
- a CDS encoding FAD-dependent oxidoreductase, producing MYEIAIIGAGPAGASAALFAAKAGKSTLLIDNDKGMTRRGWYENYYGIPEIGGPDLVETGHKQAVKFGAELVAGQAVSLESRGEGFVIGTESGASYEAKHVVLATGVLTDLAAAAGVATKDGTEPRIKTVIAVTPEGRTNIDGIWAAGTVAGMSVHAIITAGDGAKVAVNIISELNGTRYVDHDLLKA from the coding sequence ATGTACGAAATCGCCATTATCGGTGCCGGTCCTGCCGGTGCAAGCGCTGCCCTGTTTGCTGCCAAAGCAGGCAAATCCACACTGCTGATTGACAATGATAAGGGTATGACCCGCAGAGGCTGGTACGAGAACTACTACGGCATCCCTGAAATCGGCGGGCCTGATCTGGTCGAGACCGGGCACAAGCAGGCTGTGAAGTTCGGGGCAGAGCTGGTGGCCGGGCAGGCCGTCTCTCTGGAGTCACGCGGTGAAGGCTTCGTCATCGGGACGGAGAGCGGCGCTTCCTATGAAGCGAAGCATGTCGTGCTGGCGACAGGTGTACTGACGGATCTGGCCGCTGCGGCCGGAGTTGCGACCAAGGACGGCACCGAGCCAAGAATCAAGACGGTCATCGCTGTTACCCCGGAGGGCAGAACCAACATCGACGGCATCTGGGCCGCCGGAACCGTGGCCGGAATGAGTGTACACGCGATTATCACTGCCGGAGACGGCGCCAAGGTTGCGGTTAACATCATCAGCGAGCTGAACGGCACGCGGTATGTCGATCATGATCTGCTGAAGGCGTAG
- a CDS encoding IS4 family transposase, whose product MKKSTSISNILQLVIPEEKLSPFLQELEYVDTARKFTVYDLFLFLAEASFQQWEGYRDGEVRMDSSGLRPVDHSTLSKKAKDVPFELFKQLLNLMIDLCNRSTRRHLGIPKALLLVDSTKITVGKERLPWAPLKGERAGIKLHVSVVADEGRLFKVTETTGNSHDFKSCPELIDKRFIIVADRAYGSHKRFDEYLEQHQCFVIRLRDNTLFQSPVARIRSEPFTGTLEQDFTCQLGKGQRLSKNRFRVVILRDPQGNPVILATNLHWHSAERIAEIYKKRWQIEVFFRWIKQHLNIPTLFGTTPNAVYGQLYTALLVYVLLKFLFDEGNAGVHWSAKLTFADFDRLFTLQRLPVEWITFLTNDLAFP is encoded by the coding sequence ATGAAAAAGTCTACTTCAATCTCGAACATTCTGCAATTAGTGATTCCTGAAGAGAAACTCTCACCGTTTCTTCAAGAACTTGAATATGTCGATACAGCAAGAAAGTTTACCGTCTATGACCTCTTTTTATTCTTGGCGGAGGCTTCGTTCCAGCAGTGGGAGGGATATCGGGATGGTGAAGTACGCATGGATTCCAGCGGCCTTAGACCCGTAGACCATTCAACGCTTTCCAAAAAAGCGAAAGATGTTCCCTTCGAGCTTTTTAAGCAATTGCTGAACCTCATGATTGATCTGTGTAATCGCTCGACCCGAAGACATTTAGGGATTCCCAAAGCCTTACTTCTCGTCGATTCCACCAAAATTACCGTCGGGAAAGAACGGCTTCCTTGGGCTCCGCTGAAAGGCGAACGCGCAGGAATCAAATTACACGTGTCGGTGGTGGCCGATGAAGGCCGGCTCTTTAAGGTGACCGAGACCACAGGGAATTCCCATGATTTTAAAAGCTGTCCCGAGCTGATCGACAAACGGTTTATTATCGTAGCCGATCGGGCGTATGGCAGTCACAAACGATTCGATGAGTATCTGGAGCAGCACCAATGCTTTGTCATTCGGCTTCGGGACAACACGCTCTTTCAGTCCCCGGTTGCCCGGATACGAAGCGAACCCTTCACAGGAACTCTCGAACAAGATTTCACCTGCCAATTAGGAAAAGGACAACGGCTTTCCAAGAACCGTTTTCGCGTAGTAATTCTAAGAGACCCACAAGGCAACCCGGTGATTCTTGCTACGAATCTGCACTGGCACTCCGCTGAGCGGATTGCAGAAATTTACAAGAAGCGGTGGCAGATCGAAGTGTTTTTTCGCTGGATTAAGCAGCATTTAAACATTCCAACCTTATTTGGGACCACACCCAATGCTGTGTACGGACAGTTGTATACCGCTCTACTGGTTTATGTGTTATTGAAATTCCTATTTGACGAAGGCAATGCAGGGGTGCATTGGAGCGCAAAACTAACATTTGCCGATTTTGACCGCTTATTTACGCTGCAACGTTTACCCGTTGAATGGATTACCTTTTTGACTAATGATCTTGCATTCCCATAA